The following proteins come from a genomic window of Micromonospora zamorensis:
- a CDS encoding transglutaminase domain-containing protein, translating to MALIGLTALAGVVLGRVYAGDLLTRLVIGAAVGSVLVSVATRRLPSWLVAPLSVAAMAGWTLWSLRLAANHAELPGGLLEVTADAARNGIPRLLTAMIPVEPAPDTVLVPVVAAWLAGLAGAEVALRAGRVLLGYLPPAGLYAAALYAVGPNAEPAVGATVAFVAVAALGLASPPSTATAGDDPAASLTPRVRAAVRLRLATSAALGVALVVGLVAVLGPVVAGQVDGRPVDPRRYVEPPQVQTLDENPLIRISGWALHPEQKLLDVSTERSGAPVPPSDDASPEPEPGASSGPADTSGGVRIRLAVLSDYDGVTWRVGATYRNAGRILPAATPPRDSTVGTVRQQITVAELSGRLLPAVATPQEVSGARVAYDPASGTLIRPEGLTPGLRYAVTSAEEHPDSNLLATANVPAGDEVARVLRVADGVPDPMRRLAAQLAEENGAPFARALAIEQFLAEHYRVAADAPSGHAYPNLSFFLFGPRNGGGQEGTSEQFAAAFAVLGRLSGLPTRVVVGFRAGGQGPVLAGDAYAWPEVLFDGLGWVSFDPLPRPKSEPRPVEEDFRPTPEDPPPSEAPAPTVEPSASPEPVAAPNGPPNSGRPSTVVLLGAGSGGLLLLVGALLLTLLAMRRSLTRTRLVQGDPGQRIAGAWREVTDALRLAGRPVGDDLAATEVARHARQALAEARARASGGNATDSAATGEGPTGKGATGGGPTHSGITGRTATGEGPTGSGDEPAVDELAALLNRVGFAPDAAAADQAARAAEVATAYVANLRSARPWWRRLLWSIHPSPLHRARQSRHPN from the coding sequence ATGGCGCTGATCGGGTTGACCGCGCTCGCCGGGGTGGTGCTGGGCCGGGTGTACGCGGGCGACCTGCTGACCCGGCTGGTCATCGGCGCGGCGGTCGGTTCGGTGCTGGTCAGTGTCGCCACCCGGCGGCTGCCGTCCTGGCTGGTGGCGCCGCTGTCGGTGGCCGCGATGGCCGGTTGGACGCTCTGGTCGCTGCGGCTGGCCGCCAACCACGCCGAGCTTCCTGGTGGCCTGTTGGAGGTCACCGCGGACGCCGCTCGCAACGGCATCCCCCGGCTACTCACCGCGATGATTCCGGTGGAGCCCGCACCGGACACCGTGCTGGTGCCCGTCGTCGCCGCCTGGCTGGCCGGGCTGGCCGGAGCGGAGGTGGCGCTGCGCGCCGGCCGGGTGCTGCTGGGTTACCTGCCGCCAGCGGGGCTCTACGCCGCCGCCCTCTACGCGGTCGGCCCGAACGCCGAACCGGCGGTCGGGGCGACGGTGGCGTTCGTCGCGGTCGCGGCGCTCGGCCTGGCGAGCCCGCCCAGCACGGCAACGGCCGGCGACGATCCCGCCGCCAGCCTGACTCCCCGGGTACGCGCGGCGGTGCGGCTTCGGCTGGCCACCAGCGCGGCGCTCGGGGTGGCCCTGGTGGTCGGGTTGGTCGCGGTGCTCGGCCCGGTCGTCGCCGGTCAGGTCGACGGCCGACCGGTGGATCCGCGCCGGTACGTGGAGCCGCCGCAGGTGCAGACGCTCGACGAGAACCCGCTGATCCGGATCTCCGGCTGGGCGCTGCACCCGGAGCAGAAGCTCCTCGACGTGAGCACGGAACGCTCCGGCGCGCCGGTTCCGCCGTCCGACGACGCCTCGCCGGAGCCGGAGCCGGGCGCCTCCTCGGGGCCGGCGGACACCAGTGGCGGTGTGCGGATCCGGTTGGCGGTGCTCAGCGACTACGACGGGGTGACCTGGCGGGTCGGGGCGACGTACCGCAACGCTGGCCGGATCCTGCCGGCTGCCACGCCACCCCGGGACAGCACTGTGGGAACGGTCCGTCAGCAGATCACCGTGGCAGAGCTGAGCGGTCGGCTGCTGCCCGCCGTCGCGACGCCTCAGGAGGTCAGTGGCGCACGGGTGGCGTACGACCCAGCGAGCGGGACACTGATCCGGCCGGAAGGGCTGACGCCGGGGCTGCGGTACGCGGTGACCTCTGCCGAGGAACACCCCGACTCGAACCTGTTGGCCACCGCCAACGTGCCCGCCGGCGATGAGGTGGCCCGTGTGCTGCGGGTCGCCGACGGGGTGCCCGACCCGATGCGCCGGCTGGCCGCGCAACTCGCCGAGGAGAACGGCGCGCCGTTCGCGCGGGCGTTGGCGATCGAGCAGTTCCTGGCCGAGCACTACCGGGTGGCGGCGGACGCGCCGAGCGGGCACGCGTACCCGAATCTGAGTTTCTTCCTCTTCGGGCCGCGTAACGGCGGCGGGCAGGAGGGCACCTCGGAGCAGTTCGCGGCGGCGTTCGCGGTGCTCGGTCGGCTCTCCGGCCTGCCGACCCGGGTGGTGGTGGGCTTCCGCGCCGGTGGGCAGGGGCCGGTGCTGGCCGGTGACGCGTACGCGTGGCCCGAGGTGCTCTTCGACGGGTTGGGGTGGGTGTCGTTCGACCCGCTGCCGCGTCCGAAGAGCGAGCCGAGGCCGGTCGAGGAGGATTTCCGGCCGACACCGGAGGATCCGCCACCGTCGGAGGCGCCGGCACCCACTGTGGAGCCGAGCGCCTCGCCGGAGCCGGTAGCCGCCCCGAACGGGCCGCCCAACTCTGGCCGGCCGTCCACAGTGGTGCTCCTGGGCGCCGGCAGCGGTGGCCTACTGCTGCTGGTGGGGGCGCTGCTGCTCACCCTGCTGGCGATGCGCCGCTCGCTCACCCGTACCCGCCTCGTCCAGGGTGACCCCGGTCAACGCATCGCCGGCGCCTGGCGGGAGGTCACCGACGCGCTCCGGCTGGCCGGTCGACCGGTCGGCGACGACCTGGCCGCCACCGAGGTGGCCCGACACGCCCGCCAGGCCCTCGCCGAAGCCCGAGCAAGAGCGAGCGGAGGCAACGCGACCGACAGCGCCGCCACCGGCGAAGGCCCAACCGGCAAGGGCGCGACCGGAGGCGGCCCAACCCACAGCGGCATTACCGGGAGAACCGCAACCGGCGAAGGCCCAACCGGCAGCGGCGACGAGCCGGCCGTCGACGAGCTGGCGGCGCTGCTCAATCGGGTGGGCTTCGCCCCCGACGCCGCGGCGGCCGACCAGGCGGCCCGCGCCGCCGAAGTTGCCACGGCCTATGTCGCCAACCTGCGCTCCGCCCGCCCCTGGTGGCGCCGCCTGCTCTGGTCCATCCACCCGTCCCCCCTCCACCGAGCCCGCCAGTCCCGCCACCCCAACTAG
- a CDS encoding class I SAM-dependent methyltransferase has protein sequence MDQHTSEIVDYYTLRYREDQRLSARPQARLEWTRTMQLLRDLLPGPGARVLDIGGGTGEYARALAVDGYEVRLVDLVPSHVEQARSGQPPVEARVADARALPDADGGYDVALLLGPLYHLVRRADRLRALREAVRVTRPGGHVVAAVISRFAGPLDFAATGRLDERLLDEARALLTDGTNDPRIGFTHAYFHRVEEITDECAAAGLTDVVVHGVEGPAWPAAEAAAGGPAQDAVFAAALDLARLYSTEPTLLGSSAHLLAAGRVPPR, from the coding sequence GTGGACCAGCACACGAGCGAGATCGTCGACTACTACACCCTGCGCTACCGCGAGGACCAGCGGCTGTCCGCCCGCCCGCAGGCACGACTGGAGTGGACCCGCACGATGCAGCTCCTGCGGGACCTCCTGCCCGGCCCGGGTGCCCGTGTCCTCGACATCGGTGGGGGCACCGGCGAGTACGCGAGGGCCCTCGCCGTCGACGGCTACGAGGTCCGCCTCGTCGACCTCGTGCCGAGCCACGTGGAGCAGGCGCGCAGTGGGCAGCCTCCCGTCGAGGCGCGGGTCGCCGACGCGCGTGCGCTCCCCGACGCCGACGGCGGATACGACGTGGCGCTGCTCCTGGGGCCCCTCTACCACCTGGTGCGCCGCGCCGACCGGCTACGGGCGCTGCGGGAGGCCGTCCGGGTCACGCGTCCCGGTGGTCACGTCGTGGCCGCTGTCATCTCCCGTTTCGCCGGCCCGCTGGACTTCGCCGCCACCGGACGCCTGGACGAGCGACTGCTCGACGAGGCCAGGGCCCTGCTGACCGACGGCACCAACGATCCACGGATCGGCTTCACCCATGCCTACTTCCACCGGGTCGAGGAGATCACCGACGAGTGCGCGGCGGCGGGGCTCACCGATGTCGTCGTACACGGGGTGGAGGGCCCGGCGTGGCCGGCCGCGGAGGCGGCGGCCGGCGGGCCGGCACAGGACGCGGTCTTCGCCGCAGCGTTGGATCTGGCCCGGCTCTACAGCACCGAGCCGACGCTGCTCGGATCGAGCGCGCACCTCCTGGCCGCCGGACGCGTCCCACCGCGCTGA